A segment of the Manihot esculenta cultivar AM560-2 chromosome 13, M.esculenta_v8, whole genome shotgun sequence genome:
TATGGTATGTTTTTTATGATTGATAATAATTACAAGAATCTTCAAGTAATTGACCTATGATTACAAGTTTACGTTAATTAGCTCTTAAGACAAGTTCCTGCCCCCACACATCTATCTCTTAGGACAAATGttcaggatttttttttttaacaatgaaATTTTAACCTGAAAATTTTTAATGGATCAGTCTTAAAAATAACttcagtataattttattttttaatataaccataaatatttttaaatttattgagatgaaattaaattttattctcatCGATCGATTCATTAAAAAGTGAAATGTTGCTATGAGTAtttgctattttttttaatatatatccaTTTTCATGAATATTATGTCTTGTCTGGTGAATTTTGTTAGTGCATTCGTTCCACTTATGCAATACTGAAAAGTTGTCTagctttcattaattaattggtAATTAGCGTGGTAATCTCCTGTCTTCATCCATAAGTTACTATTACCATAGCAATCAAAATCTaaccttttaaaattatttcaaccTGCTTTTATTtgtatcattaaaaaaataacaaaattactTGTCATATTAACGGTCATGTCACCACACTATatcaacaaaatttaaaattaatcggtaaaaaaatatttactttacttttattataatttcaatttatatttttattttttgtcaattaaactctatttttttaatatctgaTTAAATATATCctaaaaacttataaaattatcaaatttatactattaaatatatttaaaaattactattattattattattatttaattttatttttatttttatcaatttttataataataataatttatcttgatcttattttaattaaaattattataaactttCTAATATACTCACTATTTAACATGACTTTTAAAACTATCGagaaaataatcttattaaatatattaattataaaacactaaaaaataatttaaaataatatttaacatgattcaatttgaaaatattaaaaataataaaataataaaataattttttagaatattgttttttaaattattcttttaactttCAAGTATAATATTAATCCACTACTTTTTTgtaattatactaatatttagagtaaatttaaaaaattaataaaataaataattaataaaaaattttatacttttaattttattataattttactttaaaattttaaattattatcaattttatcaTGACAATGTTAACTTGGCATTCAGAGGGCTAGTGACATTAATTTTTAACTGCAGAAGTAACGATAAAGTAAAATTAGAGCAACTTGGCATTCACATAGCTAATGACATTggtttttaacggcaaaaataatTGGAGcaactttaaaatattaaattttaattaaaaaaatataggaagtaattgtaataaaattaaaattacattgtTTTTTCTCTATTAACTCTAATtcataacaataaaaaatatttatctaaattgagtttacataatttattttagtacgaatgattttattaaagaaaattttaaataatatttatgatttcatttctatacataaataaaatctttttaagttaaatttttttattttaaacaaaaattttaagagaaaagaattatattaaattaaattctgataaaataataaatttatataaaatttcatatatcAGATTCATAAGTCCactgtaaataaaaattatctaacATAACAAGAGTGATTAATATTATAAAGAAGACATTGAAACATAATTAGAGATAAGCTGGCCATCATTAATACAAGCTTTGCTTTGATTTGACCCGCTTCAATATGTTTATTACACAAACTTTAAGACCAAGTGCACACGTACGACCTTTACTATTACTCCATGTTACCACACTTAGTTACTTGTTTCATCATAACACTCTCACGGCATCGTTTTGCTCCATCGATCAACCACGTAACAAGCTAATGGTTTTTTCATTTCAAGGGAGAGCTTCAAGCACTCGGACAAATCTATTGGCTGTGCCGGTAGCCATTTGTATCGCTGTAAAAGCCGCCCCAGCCAGAGGTGCACCGTGGCTAATCCTAATGCCTTCCCTGGACACACTCTACGACCTGACCCAAATGGTGCAAGCCTTAGGTCTGAACCCATTATTGGCACGTCCTCCTCCAAGAACCGACTCGGGTTGAACTCCAATGGGTCCTTCCAGATGGATGGATCGTGGGTTATCGCCCACATGTTGACCATTGCCGTGGTGCCAGCTGGGATGAAGATTTTGTCTACGTGGACATCTTCGACGGCGAGGCGAGCCCAGGAGAGTAGGGGGCCAGGAGGGTGCATTCTTAGTACTTCTTTAACTATTGCTTGGAGATAGGGAAGATTAGGGACGTCAGAATCTTGAAGTTGCCTGTTGAAGCCAATGCAGGTGTCTAGCTCTTGCTGAGCTCGCTCTTGGATTTCTTGGTGCATAACTATTCTAGCCATAATCCACTCCAGAAGAATGGCTACTGTGTCTGTTCCCCGGAATATCGTCTCCTGTTGAAGGGCTCAATAAATGTAAACTTGCCTTATCCATTGTTttcaaagagaaaaaaaaaaaaaaattcaaatatccTACAACCTAATATATAGAGCCAGCTAACAATCAAATGGGAAGTGGGTTGGGCATTGCATAAACTTTTAAGGGATAAAGAGACATATTAGAAATAAACAAGGAAAGCTTAGAGAAAATGATTTAAAGAATCCGTCTACCATGTGAGGAAGAATTTGAACAAAGTGGGAATAATTGGAGAAAAGAGTTATAAGTGGAGGGATAgtgaagaaaagaaaactcTGCTCTGATAGAATATATGATATATTAAGACTGCCTATTTTTTAATCAGTACAGCTAGCTATTCAGTGATCTCAATGGCTACACAAGCAGAGAAAGACATTTATTAAGGCTGAATTGTGAAAAAAAAGTTGTGTGCTGAAGGGGAAAGTCCTTACCCACAGAACAGGAACCATATCAGATTCACTTAGCTGCTCCTCTTCAGGTAAAGAAAGCAAAGCACTAAGAAAGTCACTTCCAATATTCAAGTCCTCAGCTGCTTTTCTTTCTCTCACAATTCCACCCACAACGCTTCTAACTTTACCAGCTAATTCATGGCATCTTCTCTTCACCCCATAAAAGTCCAAAAACTTTAGAGGAAAATAGTCTTCCAAATTAAACTTTGTAATCAACTCATATCCTTCTTTAACCATGGCGCTTAATAGCTCCTCCTTCTCAGAACAGGAGTAACTGATCCCAAACACGCTCTCCAGTACATTGCTTAAAGAACCCTTTTGTAATATCCCTCTTAAGACCACAATCCCTTTCTCCTCCATCTCCTTTCTTATTTCCACCGCCATTTCATCAGCCAAACGTTGCCTTAGCGGCTCTAGTGTAGAGATTCTCCTAGGAGAAAACATGTAATTTGCAGCAATTCTACGTAGGTTTCTCCAGTAATTCCCAGCGGGAGCAAAACCAATGGCACGTTCAAACATCAATAAACGAGCTGATTCCTTTATAGGACGGTCACTGAAAGAAGACCCAGAAAGGATTTCCTTGGCTGTTTCTGGATGGCTACTAATGACAACACGAGTTGTGCCTAAACTGAACGCCATAAGCCTGGTTGCATTTAACGAGCTAGCCATGGCAGCCAATTTGCGATGAGCAAGTGAACCCATTTGAGGTAAGATACCTAGTATGGGCCAACCAGATGGACCACTAAGTTTTTGACGAAAATGGTGGTTTCTCCATGCAAAGCCTCCAGGAACTAACCAGTAGTTCAAAGAGAaagcaaagaaagagaaaataagaAGAGTGATAGGCCATGGTGTTTGTTGTGCGGTTGCTAAACAAAAGATAAGAAAAGAGAGGTAGATTATGGAAGCAGTCTTCATTGAAAGAAGCTAAGGAAAATTGCTTAAGGATTTTTCTAGTAGTGAACTAAAGTGATATATGGACGTTTGTCATGGGGGAATTGCATGGGGGGTTTGATTTGTAAGCGTATATATAGTAGTAATTGGGTGGGTTAAGCGTGGTTACTTGCCAACTTTGCTTAGTGGTTAATTAACCATACTCATCACTCCTGGTCATGAGCTAAGCaattacataaatatataaagagtgacttatatataatttttttaaaaataaaactactgaatgtattaataaaattttgtcaAACAAAAAGGGATATTATCCCaaacagagagacgattatATCTGATAGAGTAGATTCTTTAGCCTAAGTATGAGCAGTTAAACTAGCATTACGACGaatccatctaacagaaatatgaATTCTaaagtctaacaaaaatttgtaatcatttaaaattaaatttctacataaaataatttgacaaaaatactttcttttttctcatctctttaacataaatcattaaagtctcttGAACAAAATCACGGAAGAGAGattctacgagataaaactcgaataagattCCAAGATTCACGTTGTCGTTGCGATTACGGAAACTCATAATAACTaataaacctccattgaacattaccttccaaAATaaccaaattaataaaatttggagAAAAGCCAACCACGAcccatgactcttccacattaatgaAAAACCTCTTCCCAATCTTTGTCTATTGACTCAAAAACAACcgtcaaaatgtaaaaaattatgaaaaaatttcatacgagaactaaaagattttgttttcataaaaaataatatttctggAATGTAACTagaaccaaatccttcaatgcaatAACTGTCTGAGGATTACCGCCATAAATTTACCAAAGAGACCTgcatattttgaaaattgattgaattataTGTGAGAAACATCTCCACCATACAGAAATTATAAGTGATGATCAGAATATCTATGAATCTCTTAACAGGGAcaacattttctttttcatcgatagtcaattgacgtagATCGTCTTCCATGGGaatgaaaaaaaagaaattaggtTTAAGAAAGATGAAAAAGCGAGACCATTGAGTTACAAATGGACCACAGAGAGAAACTTGCgtcgaaatttttttttaaaacaaaaaaaccaCAGATATTACatagtattaaaatttttttatttaaactataATAGGATCCATGTATTAATATGAAATTCTAACTTTTAATTGATTGgatgtataaattaatttgtacTGCGTGCAAAAATTTCTATATTATATAATTCTTGTTTAATTTAGTATTAAAAAACTTTATTCATGCTTTACCATTGACTTAATGCATAATGAACTAAAGGTAGACAAATCAAGCCGCATTCCTTGGTTTGCAGTTATTAAGATTCCCACGACATTGGATCAAGTTAAAAGGATTAAGAATAATTCAAGTCggtgaattttttataataaagtatAGAAGTgagagttttaatttttagaaaattaagaaaaactaaataaatagaattttagTATTCCTTAAAAAAATTAGGGTTTATTTACTTGCAGAAAATTAGAGtaattttttctgaaaaaaaaaaatttaaggacATGAAACCAATAATGGGATGGGCAGTCCTTGAGGAGGTTAAGTGTCAGAAATGGGAAGGCTATGGGTTGCATGCATAATTCAGATGGGCACCACCGCCACCTCTCCATAGATGGAACTCAAAAGgaaaggtaaaaaaaaaaaaaatcaacagaaAGAGCTGTGAGTCACTTAGTGAGGCTCACGTAAACACGTAGAAGAGATAAATTCTAAAGCCAAAATCATGAAGCATGCCTCAAACTGTGACCTCAATGGCCAAGTGTTGTTTTTCGCCATTATTGTCCGTACACTCTCTATCGTCATCCTCCCCATTTTTAATCAATCATCGTGCTTGTGGACCGTACCCTACGGCCCTACCTTTGATTTACCCACcattaatcaaattgaatctTTTATTgcgataaaaaaaatacattaaaatttacGATAAGCAATCCCAAGAATTTGGTCGTGTGAAAAATTaatacacaattttcaatttgttatTTTGTCCAAAGAGTAggcatagattttttttttattattctcaaaaaataagataagatgttataatttttttttattttaattagggagtacatttaaatttagaatagagtattttattttactttgttAATAAACTTTTCCTGCACAAATCTAAATTAATGAACcaataactttaaaaaaattttagaaattttttttttttgaactatAGAGTTGATGGGTAACATGTTAACATAATTAGAAGAGTGAAAAGAAAGGATAGGACACATCAGACCCACTTAAAAGGAATTAAATTaagaagaaatttaaaaaagaaaaatcatttgAATGTTGTACAAGGTACGAGCTCATGGGATATTGTTTAAATCTTttttcactaagaacctttccttTAATTCTAACTTCCCAATAATGGCCATACCCACTATATTTCATATAATTGTACCTTAAAGCCACCAACCTCGCACAGCACACGCCTTCTCTCCACTCTTTCTCTTTGCTCCACGGATATACTTGCAGTTACACCTCACCATACTCCGATTTCAACCGGACTGAAATTTAACACTATTTTAAAACAACAATAGCAatgattgaattttaaattaatagagaaaaaaagtaaagaaacaaagaaataaaACATCACTGCCACGATTAATGCAtctgtaaaatctcatattCAAATCCTCCGATTCCCTATAATTTtggcaaaaataaataaataaccacACATCCATATGCATCGAAGGGGGAAAATAGCTCAGCAAACCTAGGCCATAGGCATTCACACATGGTTTCTCAAAAACCCAGAAATGAAAAAGGTAAAAATCCCTCGCCAGAAAAAAAAAGGGTATAAATCCCTTGAAATGAAACTGCTGCAAGGACAAAACCAACCATCACATAAAATGCAAATCCATATCTCTAGTAGGGTCCTCCACATACTAGCCAATATGCGAATACTTTCCACTTTCTCCTCCATTCTCTATGAAACTAGCTTGATTTTTCTCCTCATACATTACTAAAACAACCGCAACATAACATCCACCAGACTCATGTAATGATATCATTTTTTTCTGagtatcaacatcaaataatatgAATGCTTGCTTTTCCAACCAAAAAAGCATCCAACATTATTGGGGCCTCTTAACTAATTCTGCATTatccattggaggatacaatcCACTCATCATAAAAAAGTTAATGAAGATACGTGGATGTCTCTTTACCCTAAAAAATCTGCTAACTCTTCATTATTGAAAGAATACCTCCAGGTAATATAGAAACATCAAGATCCACTTAAATCATGTATTGCGTCTGCAGCAACCACTGGTTGGGAGAAGCACAAAAGAGATTATTGGATGTTCAGAGAGACAATCTAGGAAGAAGGCCATCAATAGAAATCCCACCAATGAAAGAGGATGGACGTCAACTACTGCAAAAGTAAAGTCATCTTTGCGGCAAAAGAAACATTCTTCACTACAATTTCTGGGAGCATCTCCTGCAATAAatcctaataaaaaaataatcaaagtgGAATGCCTTGTAAACTTCTATTAGTTTAACATTATCGTGCTACTTTGTAACAACACATTAACCTGGTGTATTATATAGATTTCTCACTTCTCTTTTGAGATTTGTTTCCACTAATGGAAATGCGGCCACTGTGAATTTGACAGCTTTATCCAGCACTTCATTCCATTAAGAGAAAGTGGTGGACCTGTAGCAGCAAAGATAATCCTTGAATTTGACCTCCACTGCCTTCTAGAAATATATAATCCCATTATCATCTGTCACAAAATTCAACACAAACTAGGAGAAATTCAAGATTATACAAAAAGAATCCTGCTGCTATCCTAGGAACACGAAGAGCAGTTCAATTTCTATGATCCACCTTCTATACAAATGTACACATACAAGAAAGATAGTGGCaaaaaaacaatatattaagcTAAACCATAACTAATCAGGACCTGCAAATATAAAATCATCTATTCTAAATTCTAAAATGCCCATCTCATAGGTAAAAAGCATTTAATCCAAGTAATCCAGCTACCATTGACTGTAAGTAAACAAAGAAGTGAGGAGGAGAAATGGGAAAGAATAGAAGCATCAGGCAGTGAATGGGCCCAAAACAATCTTCTCACTTATATTTAAATGCTACAATCAGAAACGTGTCGTAACAGAAGTCACTGTCGCCCACAAAACTTGGATTCCAGTGGGGACTAGGGTGGAAGCCATGATGGCAAAAAATGGATCAAAGTAAGCTTCAATTCAACAGACAGCTTTTATAGTCCAAAGTGTCGTATATTTGTAGTTTTGGTGGATAACATTTCATTGGATAGTCTAGCAACTAATATCATTGCTCTAGCTTAAATCTTATGGATGATCAGTAAAATTCCTCGCAATGAATAGAAAGATTaaacaaaaacaaaattaaGCATGGTGATAGGCTACATATAAATTGTTGACAGACATTCCCTTCAGCCTATTTATGTTTCCAGCTAAGGTAACAGACTCATTTGATTAACTtggaaatatattttaaaagaatagTTTGGTGGTTAATGGGATAGAATTTTCCTGCACAGTTCCCCTATATCCAAAATTTAAGGTACAAGAAGCATCTATGGACGATATAAAATCTAaaacaaaataacaaaattaacaCCAAATACAGTTAGTAACTTTCCTTAGATACTAGATCTGCAAAaggcacatcaacaacaaaattaGAGATGTAAAAGCTTATGCTCAACAAGCAGATGTGAACCTTTAATAGCTAAACAAAATGTACTAGTTTTAGAAAAAAGCTGAACAGCATCAAACACCTTAAGAACAGTAGAGTTGGCATAGCCATAGTAGCCAATAAACAATAGCTGAGAAAAAGAATTAGATTAACTCTATGATAAGCGCATAAATGCCTGATGAGTAAATGTCTCAAATGAAGTGCAAAGATTCTATTTGCTGAATGAAACAGAAAAGATTAAAGCAAATTTCTTAATCTGTACATTACAACATATATTGTTGCAACTTCAAGCTTTTCTATTTCGCCCTTCATTTTGGATGCTGAACCACTTATCAGTCACAAAAGTGGTCCTTCCAttctcagaagatcaaagaataAAAAAGATTAAAGTAAAAGAGTTACACCCTCACTGCAGCCTTAGCAGCTATAGCTCTAAACAAGCTGGAACAGGAACCATATATTTGAACCTAACTAGTTTTGATCAAGCTTAGTTGAGTTAAGTTTCATATTGCATGTTTACTATGTACCTTCAGGTTCTTTCCCTATACAGAACAATTTGCTTCTTGTTTCAATACTACATAGAATTTGAACCAACAAACTAAAATGAGAAGTTAAACGTAAAAAAATCAACACCTAGGTTTGGAGCATTGGGCCTGCCAGGTGGACGAACAAGGAAAGAGGAACAATCAATAATGGTTGTAACTGAACCACATAAAGCAGTAATTCCTAAATTATTAAGTTCCATGTGAAACTCAACAAGATCATAATCCAAATTGCATGGCATATATTTGTCATTATAGCCAGGTTATCTCCTGTCTCTATTGAGTGCAATCAAATCAAATGGCACCTCCTGTGCCAACCAC
Coding sequences within it:
- the LOC110629658 gene encoding cytochrome P450 78A5 → MKTASIIYLSFLIFCLATAQQTPWPITLLIFSFFAFSLNYWLVPGGFAWRNHHFRQKLSGPSGWPILGILPQMGSLAHRKLAAMASSLNATRLMAFSLGTTRVVISSHPETAKEILSGSSFSDRPIKESARLLMFERAIGFAPAGNYWRNLRRIAANYMFSPRRISTLEPLRQRLADEMAVEIRKEMEEKGIVVLRGILQKGSLSNVLESVFGISYSCSEKEELLSAMVKEGYELITKFNLEDYFPLKFLDFYGVKRRCHELAGKVRSVVGGIVRERKAAEDLNIGSDFLSALLSLPEEEQLSESDMVPVLWETIFRGTDTVAILLEWIMARIVMHQEIQERAQQELDTCIGFNRQLQDSDVPNLPYLQAIVKEVLRMHPPGPLLSWARLAVEDVHVDKIFIPAGTTAMVNMWAITHDPSIWKDPLEFNPSRFLEEDVPIMGSDLRLAPFGSGRRVCPGKALGLATVHLWLGRLLQRYKWLPAQPIDLSECLKLSLEMKKPLACYVVDRWSKTMP